The DNA segment tttatcaacttatgaaaaatataacttgCCCACtcaaattatttagtattttagatCTCACAAATGAAAGTATCTCCTCCAGTTGAACTTCTCTTCCCGGTAGAGAACTATTGTCCTTTGTGAAATCTGGAacgtaaacaatattttagacagttgtgaattttaaaaaatttgtctttgtcaaaaactaaactaaacaaacTGCTAATATGCTATTAGCGGTGACGGCTAGGTTTTAATACTTACCATCAATTTTTTCAACAGAATGAGCCCTTGAATGGAGTGTGGGAGTCAATTCACTAGTTAAAATTCTTCTAACAGTTTTTGGAGTTTTTGCCAGAGAAGCTCTGGGGGTTTTGGATGCTCTTGGTGTCTTTGAAGTTCTAGGAGTTCTTGTGGTCATTGAAAAGTCGTCACTGATGTCTAACACCTTACGACTCCTCTGAGGAGTTTTTTTCACAGGAGATAATTCAGATTCACAGTATGATACAGGGTTTTTAATCTTTCTTCCAGATCGAGTTGCATAACATTTTTCTTCTTcaataaacaagttttttttaggtgtcaaatgtattgtatttgttgaTGGAGACTTTTGTGAAGGAATTTTTCGTTTAGGTGTTGTTGGTATATGTTTTCTAATTATTAGTGTCGGAAGTTCTCCATTagagttttcttttaatttcagtaACTGAATTTCCTCAATCTCGCTATAACTTTGTGAAACATTTATAGGTTTCTCGATGCCAGGAGAATAACTGTCTGAAGTTTTACAAGgttctttttcatttttatcacATAATATTGCTCTTTTAAGCAACAGTTTTGTGCCATCATTTTTACTTATACTCCAATTTCTTTCTGAAATAGTTGCTCTActcatcttttttattaagctGTTGGGTGTTTTAGGTGTTGTGGTTTTCTTAGGAGTCACTAAAAGTTGTAAAGCTTGTCTTTCTTCTTCTAATACTGGTTCTAATGTAACTTTTCTCTTAGTGATTGTTATAAGTCTGTATCGGCATATGTAATGGTAAGGTTTTCTAAAACTAATTTGATTGTCACTGGTAAAAGTAGTGTTGATGTggcattttttaaagaatgttTCTATAGAAACATCTGTGTCAAAAGGACGGTGATCCTCtacaacctaaaaatattatagcatTCAgtgaagtattattttattaatacaaaatgttaaattcgcaaacaatataattttaatataatacataaaatattattataattgaataagaaaatatttacctcTTTTTCAGAAAAGTCCATAGATTCTTGACTACTCAAGCATCCTTTAGGTAGATCACTAGGTTTTGAATACCACTGAACTTTTGCTCTAAAtggatcatttttattatatttatcttcaTACAATGCAAGTATTTTAGCTGCATCACAGCCTTCTTCAGTATCAGGTTCTGCAGAATCAGCATTTGACACTAATACATAGTCGCCTACTTCAGCAATTATATCTTTGAACTGAAATTTTCTGCAAAtggacaaaattataattatggtcagcttaaatttattttcctacgtttatatgtaaatatttagacCTGACTTTGAACACTCGTATGTTCACATCAGAGCATTATACTAGTTTTCTTAAAGTTAAAGTAGGAATCTTTTGAAcaccataaataataaaataaataatactgctTACTTGTAGTAATGAAATGTGGTTGAGAAATTATATTGGTTGGATATTTCTTCACTTAACCAAATAACAGACTTGGTAGTATCTCCTCGCTTAGGCATGGTGATCCTGTATTTATTGTCACAATACTTTAaactaaacttattaaaaacggCTGGATAAGTCTACTAAGTCTGAAAATTATTAGTTTGTTTAATGACAGTCTgattgttaattgttttaaatattttgaaatttcattttgactttttatcatttttcgCGCCTAAAAACTGAACTTGCTTAACAGTAACTGTCGCACCAATCATGATAATTGATATTtgacaaataacaaaaattaaactcaTACAAAACGATTACTctataaattctgtttttagtgcttttatttttattattgttttcgaCGTTTCTTTCAGTTGTCTACCCAGtgtttatattagtaatatctTATTATAACTTCTTTTTACGCCAACATTAATTACAtccaattaataattctaGTCAATGTCAATGGAATGTCAAAACTCGAAGTTGGAACGTCAGAAGCACGTTGTAAGCTCGTGTCAAATACTTATGTTTGAAGATcagatttgttaaaaataaaaatattaaataatattcatattgcAGGATATTACTtcgaaaatcaataaaaatcatgaaatataaaataaaaaaaccttctAAACAGACACTATCCGATAAAATCGCAGATTCTTTAACATTAAAACCACGAGCGGATATTGAAGATGATCACATATTTGGATCGAAACCTAGTACGGTTTCACGTGTTGATTATAGTTCTTCAGACGAAGATGACGCTACTATTAGTGACTTTAGGAAGCAAAACATAAACTTACTTAGtgatataagtaaaaaatatgaaggTGAAGTGGTTTCAAAGAAGGATAGTAAAAAAGAAGCTGAAGACTCTCTGGAAGATAGTGAAAATGACATCGTCCATGGAAGTAATGAGAACAGTAAAGAGGCATCAGACGAAGGAGATGAAAGTGATGATTACAGCATAACAAAGTTTCAAAAACAACTGCAAAGTGATTCCGATTCAGATCCATCAAATAGTGGAACGGATGACGGTTCTGATAATGAAGATGACGAAGAAGAAGGATATGATATAAGTCAACTTGAAGAGCCCATGAAAGAAAGTTTTGAGCATATCAAAAAACAGGATGTATCAGAGGAAGCAAAGAAAGGCATTTgtgtaagaaatcaattatTGTTATGGGAAGGACTTTTGGAAATGAGGATACATTTGCAACGATGCATAAATACTGCTAATATGATGCCAATGAATGATATATATCAAaagatgaaaaataaaaatgattttgttgAGGAGAGTAATGCAACAATTAGAAACATTTCAACTCTATTAGaaaagtaagttttatttatatattttttttgtttagggAATAATCCTCTACTCTTCatgaataatgtattaaatatgtttatttataataacattaataacttttgtaacatttttgttgtagttaaaacataaatgttattattaaatctttaaactctttttgatatttttagatttataacaCTTCAGAATTTAACGCTAAGCAAATTTCCTGAAACAAAAGCTTTAGCTGTAAAAGGAAAGCAGGTCACTAAtggaaaacaaaagaatgaaGAGAGTGATGAAGAAATTCCAAGTGATACAGATAATGAAGAAATTCCATCTGACACAGAATCAGAAAAATCTATTggtaatagtaaattaaatgaaacaataattaaaaagttacctAAAAAACGTAAACTTGAGGACTTTGAAAAGGAGATTGTATCTGCTCATAAACAATTCAAGCAATTTAGAGATTCTACAATACTGAAATGGAATGAAAAGACTAGAATAGCAACAGCAGCAAATATCAAAACTGCACCAATAAATACTATCCTTCAACAGATATCTTTTATTCTATCTGATCGAGAGAAACTTATTAAAAGAACTCAACTTAAGAGATCAGAATATGAAATCATTGGTTACCAGAAGGAAGCATCCAAAGAAGTCTCTGAAATAAACCCTACAAATAAGAATAGAAAAGATGATGATGAGTACATTACAGAAATATTTGATGACAGTGATTTCTACCATCAACTTTTAAGAGAGTTGATTGAATGTAAATCAGCTGATATAACAGATCCTGTACAGTTAAGTCGTCAGTGGATATCATTGCAGCAAATGAGAAGTAAAATGAAAAGAAAGGTCGACACAAAAGCTACTAAgggaagaaaaattaaatatgttgtaCATAACCCATTGGTCAGTTATATGGCATCGGAGAAAGGGACAAAGTGGAATGATGAAAGTACTAATGAATTATATAGTTCACtgtttggtaaattatttgaacataACAATGTTGGACTAAATGTtgatttagataataataaatgagacataatttattattcttattttctgtttgattttttattacctatgAAGCAATTACctcatttttttctatacttaaaaaaaactacgttttatttaactgGACAATGAGAACATTAACtcacaatttaaaacaaactcaTTACTAGGCAGAGTAGATTTTGGTCTTACTAGGAATCAAGAATAGAATATTTCTCACTTTTGGCtgtattatctttatatataattttaatgtatgtgtgtatgtcactgaactccgCTTAAATGGTTGGActggatttttttgtatgcgttgGGGTGCGCTCTGGGtagtttagattcacaattcaGCCCAGCAGATAGCGCTGCAGTCGGTATCTACGtaggttatttatataaactgcAGCTAAACAGCAAGCTTTTCCGGTACTTGCGCACGGAAAGCTCAACTGGTAGAGTTCTTGGCGCATAACAACACTATAAAGATTTCCCTGCTGGACAACATCTGTAGTTAGTccgttagttttatttaaaattagaaattttaGTCCAATCATTGTAATCCAAACACtgcataaattaaatcaaatgtaggtatattgtacatacaaataacggtcttgtaaaaaaactatgtaatGCTATCTTTAGACTATGGGTGTAGTAACTAGCTGTATCAAAACATCAATTTTATAACTTCCGATAACATTTTTCATCATTATTgcgttagttttattattaatgtggAACACAAATAAACACAGGGAGTATTGACGTGACTTCATAGACACATTTTTGGATCCCCTTATTTCCCtgaccatttttttttatataagtcgTTACAAAATTGGAAGAACCAACATGAATCAATATATGTTTTGGAATCGAAGCAAACGCcctaaaaagtattcaatgaAACAGTGGCATAAATATATCTGGgacaatacaaaacaataatagcGATCTTTCAACATAAAACCTGCTTCTACTAAAACAGTTTGCTAGTAACTGCTCACAGGCGTTTGgtattaaaaaaggaatattataataaaatctgctTATAAGCGCTATTTGTGGTTGCTTCCATCATAATAACTGAATAATAGTggtagtattatatatactatatagtaTAGCGATCTAAGATAGTTTTAACGTTAGCACACTTTGTCCACAAAATCTTCTTGTGCTAAATAGAGCGCTTTGTCGCTTTTTCCTAACGACACTAATTGTATAGTGCGacgcaaaaaaatttaacctgttgtaagttaattttatttttcaaatattgattttaatgtgTGTATCAATACgaagaaatacattttgatttgatttgacttAATACCGTTTGCCTTTGTCTTTGGTAATTTTGGGCACCATAACTTAACAAAAACTGCCTCATTAGAATTTGTATCTTCTGTTGCATAGAGGTTTagcttttttgttatacagaCGTTTTATCACGTTGAATTGGCGGGCAGCAGCTATTATATAATGATCATCATGCGAAGTCACCGTGGGACCATTAATTATCTTTGAAGAAACCTGTTGACCTGAGTCAATCTAGTCAAatctataattttcttaatgtctaaataatatgatttctTTTAAGACACATTATATTAGATACAGGATGTTACAAccgttttttttgtaatttgtgtGCGTGTGAATTGTACTATATAtatgctgtaaataaatagttttaatgcaTAACTTACAGTTTACATTGAGTTAATCATAACATGTTTTAGAGCGGGGCAGTAGTGGAAATGAGAAGCAAGACTGTCTAAATAGAGGAAGCTGAAAATATTGTgcatagttattaatttactaacatCGTTTAggaaatgtgttttttttattacactaaCGCCGTGCAAgccacattttttaaataaattttattaaatagtttctttTTGTTCGATATATTACCGAGGCTAGTCCTTATTCCGTGtaatactaaaatacaaatataatatacattttagatcTGCCCTGATCTGATCGACTCTTAAATTGCtcttattttgattttatatggCGGCACTagcagtaaaaaaaaacaagaaagaAAAAATGAGGATTGATTGTAATTGAATGCAactattaatttgaaaaccagtgaaaaataaataatactcaaaataataacaatcatTAAAATCGCAAAATTATATCAACCAAAATACAGATaagatatttaagaaaatcttCATTTTATGATGACGGATTCTCATGCAAAATAGTGACTTACCCTGATAACCTTTCAActcacatttaacatttttgagTGATAAGTACATAATTGAGGATGATACCCTTGATTCTTTCAACttagttttttgttgttttgaacagaaattattataaaaataacattacatgACCAATGATTTCATAACTCACAATGACAGTCTAGAAACGAGAAACattatacttatattgttagatatttttttatctcgtCAACAATTTCTATTCCTAGTAATAAAACGTTTGGTGCACTACCTTACGCTTACGCTCCGGGGAACTTAaaggtgtatttgtttttaataaataaaaaatatagaatcgACAAGACCTGCCTGAAAATTAATTGACGTAGTATACTAatcgttttaatttgttttgcaTTAGAACATTCACttgttagtaaatttaatgtatcaaCTTCTATTAACGCGAAAATTTTATCCCCGGTAAGTTCAATATCAAAAACACTGTTTAGGAGGCTTTAGGAAAACTATGTATTAGTTAAAACTTTAGGTACGCATTCCTATCTGGATGATATCTGGATGGATGGGCCTCAATTAAAGTTTCGAGGCTGGAATAGTTTTATCATGTCATTTGTATAACGGGTGCCCATCTTCATTTAAGTTGtagaatatacataaatgattTTCTACGGATACGTTCTCTGTTCAGgagtgagcagtgttggcctagtggctttagcatgcgactctcaaaCCTGaagtcataggttcgatccccggctgtgcaccaatgcactgccttctatgtgcgcatttaatattcgctcgaacggtgaaggaaaacatcgtgaggaaaccaaacCTTAGGCCCAAAACGAGGCGTGCGTCAGGCGCAGAAGTCTGCTcacctacttgcatattagatTAACGAATGATCTTGAAACAGAAGAAATCTAAGGGCCCAAATCTAATAAGGTTGTCTACACTATTCTGTTTGCCAATCAATAGGCAAGCGAGAAATTTCGCTTTGAGGTTTATTCACTGAGTAGgtatttaattctattaagGTGAGCCTTTCAACCCCtgaaaaattagattttaatggGTGACCTTTAAGTGCAATAGTGTACAGTTGCAGACAGATCATTAAGTCGTGTTTACGAGACCACCAAGTGAAACAATTGATGACAATGGGGTGTCCTCAGGGATTGGATGTCGTAAACCAAGAACGAAAAGCGATTAAAAGCATTAAAACCAATAAGAAGGAGTCTTCGTATCTATTGTGATTCAAGATTCGGTTCTCTATCAATTTTTATCGTTCAACATGTAAATGCATTTACGACGCAATAAAATCACCTTTTATTATTTCGCACCACAGTTTAATCGTTAAACATTAAGGAGAATTtgtcatatataataacaaacatgttattaaaaattatctaccGCGATAGATCAAGACTTGCGCCCTTTAACCCAAGATAAGATCTGGGCGGGCGGGCGGCTTGCTACCAGTAGCAATCCACTGCTGAGCCCACGCGCGTGTCACGCAAACGCCTCTTACGAAGTGACAGTGATAATTCCGAACATTCTAACATTTCGAAGAGTGAAGTTCAGTGAAACTCAAGTGAAGTATTGTTATCCGGAAGTAAGAACTTTTTGGTGAGTTGACAAACAATTCAATGAATGATATCTCGCTGTATAAGTTGGAaacgaaattttaaaacatattagattattaaaagtattaattttaattattatagaatatcgtGGAACCAAAAACCAATACAaacttataactttattaacttgttaattaactattattcataaatcagactaatttttatgttaataaaactaatgaataatattctaatttattatttatattctagaaAACGTTTTGATTTACTCGTTTACTTacattctaataaataaaaactcaaaatCTGTTACCTATGACCTCTATTAATTTATCtgaagaatttatatttaatatcagcAAAAAACAgtcgtttattaaaaagtaatcacCGGTAATGTTGCGTAGTTACGTACTATGAAgctgatattaataaa comes from the Pieris rapae chromosome 3, ilPieRapa1.1, whole genome shotgun sequence genome and includes:
- the LOC111002613 gene encoding origin recognition complex subunit 1, giving the protein MPKRGDTTKSVIWLSEEISNQYNFSTTFHYYKKFQFKDIIAEVGDYVLVSNADSAEPDTEEGCDAAKILALYEDKYNKNDPFRAKVQWYSKPSDLPKGCLSSQESMDFSEKEVVEDHRPFDTDVSIETFFKKCHINTTFTSDNQISFRKPYHYICRYRLITITKRKVTLEPVLEEERQALQLLVTPKKTTTPKTPNSLIKKMSRATISERNWSISKNDGTKLLLKRAILCDKNEKEPCKTSDSYSPGIEKPINVSQSYSEIEEIQLLKLKENSNGELPTLIIRKHIPTTPKRKIPSQKSPSTNTIHLTPKKNLFIEEEKCYATRSGRKIKNPVSYCESELSPVKKTPQRSRKVLDISDDFSMTTRTPRTSKTPRASKTPRASLAKTPKTVRRILTSELTPTLHSRAHSVEKIDDFTKDNSSLPGREVQLEEILSFVRSKILNNLSGCMYISGVPGTGKTATVNTALKILKDEVDLPEFQLIEVNGMRIAEPRQAYVQIYKQLTGKSVVWEQACALLEKRFTNSGPRRVPTVLLVDELDALCNRRQDVLYSIMEWAAHSTAQLTVLAVANTMDLPERALAARVASRLGLTRLPFPPYTHTQLQCIVATKLAGANVTPDAVQLIARKVAAVSGDARRAIALCTRALELAEGQAGLLEVQKALNEAASSATVRAVGFCSPAEKLMLRAVAAEVERTGSDETTLSKALATAAAIVALDGRPYRCATSIRAPTPTQARAICARLAALKLILLEPKPSEPRLLLNISTSDVYYATKCNINIDA
- the LOC111002615 gene encoding protein AATF — encoded protein: MKYKIKKPSKQTLSDKIADSLTLKPRADIEDDHIFGSKPSTVSRVDYSSSDEDDATISDFRKQNINLLSDISKKYEGEVVSKKDSKKEAEDSLEDSENDIVHGSNENSKEASDEGDESDDYSITKFQKQLQSDSDSDPSNSGTDDGSDNEDDEEEGYDISQLEEPMKESFEHIKKQDVSEEAKKGICVRNQLLLWEGLLEMRIHLQRCINTANMMPMNDIYQKMKNKNDFVEESNATIRNISTLLEKFITLQNLTLSKFPETKALAVKGKQVTNGKQKNEESDEEIPSDTDNEEIPSDTESEKSIGNSKLNETIIKKLPKKRKLEDFEKEIVSAHKQFKQFRDSTILKWNEKTRIATAANIKTAPINTILQQISFILSDREKLIKRTQLKRSEYEIIGYQKEASKEVSEINPTNKNRKDDDEYITEIFDDSDFYHQLLRELIECKSADITDPVQLSRQWISLQQMRSKMKRKVDTKATKGRKIKYVVHNPLVSYMASEKGTKWNDESTNELYSSLFGKLFEHNNVGLNVDLDNNK